Within Porites lutea chromosome 2, jaPorLute2.1, whole genome shotgun sequence, the genomic segment gtcattacaaaggcagcactttcttctcagttatttaaagaccctaagtgttggtccggccggggtttgaacccgcgacctcccgctcagcagaccctcgctctcccaactgagctaaccaggcggcggttaaTCAATTAATGGTGAGGagtaaaatttgtatttgcaGGCATTCAACACGTTCATTGACGATGTGTTTGCATTTATCATCATTATGCCAACCGCTCACCGACTGGCTTGCTTCAGAGATGATGTGGTGTTTGTCGTTTATCTATATCAAAGATGGTAAGCTACGCACTTTGATTCTTTTTATGTGTAGGCTAAATACGAGCATGCAATTTTCCATTTTCATACAAGCCTTGAATTGAAAATTTTCTAAGAAGACAGAAATATTTGAGGTTACGTTTGGCTGTCTGTAAAACCAGGAACAGGCCCAGAACACCCCGGAACGCCCTTAATTACAAACATTAtgcaaaaaattacaaaaccaaaaacagcccccccccccctccccaataAAGCCGTACTAGACAAAAAgcagacaaacaaacaacaacaaaaagaagctGCTAACGTTTGGTAGTGGTATACAATACAAGTACTTCGCGGATGCCGTTTCAAATTGGCGGGGTATTTTCTAGTTGCTCCAGCTCTACTGAAGGAAACGAGTGGAACAGTTCTAAGTTTTTCTACTTGCCTACAGTTGACTACGTTTCCTCACTGGTATATGAAATTCCAcaagttccccccccccccaaaaaaaaaaacgcattagacgtttgaccgcagTAGAGGATTTTCCTAACCAAGTCTATTTCCGCAGGTTGTACCCTGTGGACATGAAGCGCGTGAACGAGTTCGGCGTGTCTTATGACGACCAGGAGAAGGAGCAAGACAAGCCACACAAAGATTAATAATGCTTAGTTTATTGGTAAATTACTAGGTGTAGttaaaacaaaagttaagatAAAGTTCTTACATTCTCAGactatttaaaacaaagttttgtttcttgttggtttgtttggttTCAGCTAGTTTCACGCGTAAATCTTTGGGACCTAGCTTGGGACTTAGCTGACCTGGTCACTAGTTTTTCAACTTTGCTAAGCGTTTACCTCAACCCAAAATCAGAGGTGCGTGTCGGATACATCTAGAAACGCGCTTCAATCTTCCCTAGTTTTTcattcttgtttttcgatattTTTACTTAAAACCTGTTTTTGAGTATTCTTTTATTCATCCTATAATATTAtgttatcatatttggttaAGAACAGTATAGACCACGAGTGGCCGTCTTTCTTTCCCCAGAGCCACGCGCGGCGAGCGAAAAAGAagtgaaattatgcaaatttatagTATAAGGGAGGAGAGATTGGGGTTCCTCCTAGGCTCCTCTGCAGGTAACTCCTATTGGAATGGTTAATTGTGacccaaaagaaaaataagagggTGTTCGTAGTCGAAAAACAGTATGATCGGGTATCTTGTGATATGCAAATCAGTTAAGAAATGATATCtaatgcgcatgtgcatcagctgactgtgtccctttaatgAGTTATGACCTTGCCTGGCGGATTTATTCTGACTGCAGGTCTTTGAATTTCCATCTGTGTCTGCCTCCGTGTCATCGTTTCCATGCAGGTTATgttaataactttaaaaaaattgtaaaaatgcggGCGCCCTTCCGATCCCACCCTTAACCTGACAGTAATTCTGTCGAACGCCTTAAAGGCGCTTAAAAAGCCAACTTCGTCTCTCTTTGTCTCCAGGGTCCCTTCTCCAAGGAAAAGGAAGTAGAGAGGCCCTGGATAAGCCAGGTTGAAATAGTGTTGACGTGTTGCACATGAAACTAACACTCGTTACTGGGGCAAATTATGATCTCAATTGTAATTCAGTTTGTTCGCCTCATTGCTCCATTCACCTCGTTAGTAAAAGTAGTGAACTACAACAGGAAGGTTATCTGCTAAAAACGATTCTGCTGAGTTGATTGTCTAGGGGGTTTTGTGACAAATCGTCTCCTCGTGACGAGATTTCATCGACTGTGTTCGTGATCCAGCTGATAACGGGTTGGGCTCATGGAACGACAGTGCTGCGAAACACATGAAAGAACATCCTCACTTAAGCGTTCGTTGCCTTCCCAAAATacttaacttttaaaattacacAACAAGCAAATGAGTAACTTACCGGCTGGCTTGCAGAAAATATTTGTCCCTCGCACTCGGGTCCGACTCATACATAACACTCACGAATGTCTAACCAAGAGGTCGCAGATTGAAGAGTGCTAAGAAACTATATCACGTTTATCGCCATTTCATTGAAAGCGTGTTCAGAAAGAATCATAGACTTTCACTTTCTTAACGGTCACAAAAATCTCGAATAAAATTTTGGCCGCCATTTCACTTCCCTGCATAGCGTGCGACACAGAGGGGACTGGGAACTGCTAACTGAAAAGAGCGAACAAACTTCCCGACAAATGGATCAGGCgctttcaagacaaaaataccgcaaaattccgaaaataagccccggggcttatattttttaaaggccctttttgaggggcttatttttggaggggcttatcaacggagggaaatttgcgtttcaaaatcaattgggctagccttacagttggaagtaaatttaccgtttttgctttgttttactttgtatttgagggcaattttccaagtacaaggcCCCGGGGACTTATTTTTGGaagggcgatttaacggagggttttttgcgttaccggttttctgggcttatatttggaggggcttatacatggaggggctcattttcggaatttttacGGTAGGTAGCATGCCCTGTGCGGGTAGGAATTAATTTAAGTGATCACGATCACCATGAGTGGTATTATATGATTGCTattttattgtcaaaaaatttATCGAACTTCTCCCTTTTTTAAGAcacttcaggaaaaaaaaaataaatgcataACATCGAACTTAGGTTATTAAGGGGCGTTGGCGTTGGAAAGGCAAGTGGAAGGGAATGATTTGGCGCGCGAGACCGCGCGCCGGAGGGAGAAACGAAGGATAAGAACGCCTGCGTGGAGGCCATTGTTTCCCCTTGCGGGAATTTCGCGCTTCTTGCGCGCGCCCGGAATCCTCTTCCCCTATGCTTTCaaacgcttgccacgcaggcttaAGGATGTCAAGGCTACTTTTTGTTGACAGTAATTAAAACGCTTGTCCCTGGAGAAGCATCGGCTAGATGTTTAAAAACCAGCAGGTTTTTCTGCGGGGAAGACCAGGTGACGGAGGATGGCGTGACATTCACGCTGTAACCAGACGGATAATGCACCTCTTCGTTCAAATACACTTTGGATTCTGTTGAATTACAAGTTTGGGATACTTCGTATACTAACATGAACTCTTTCGTTGTTAAATCAAAACTGAATTTCACAGTGTTTCCGGCAACGGCCTGAGGATAAGTGCGCGTTGTGTTTTGAACGTAAATCTGGTTGAGACCTGTTTCATTCCATAGCGAACAGCACTTTTCGCTTTTCAGGGAGGGGCGGGGTGGGTGATAGGCTTTGTAGTCCCATCCGATCCAGGATTGCTGATAGATGTCGGCGGCAATCATTGTTTCAAACATGGGGGCTATTGTCCCCGCACTCGTCAGAAACTCCGTCATCATTCCTCCGCATTGTAATCTCTCGAGATCTTTCTTGCGCGCCTCGAAGTTCTCAATGAGTTCCAGTGAGGGCGGGATGTAAAAATGATAGCTTAGAACGCTTCTGTTGCGGTAGAGGTCACCACCTGGTACGCTCTCAAACCCGACCCCAAAATCATCCCAAGTGACGCCCTCAAAGAAAATACAGTGCTGATCATCATGCTGCCGAATTGCCTTGCTTAGAACCTCATAGGCGGGAGCCAGATTCCTTTTGTCAGCAACACCCGGGATAAATAGCAGTGGATCAGCGTAAACATCCCCAGCCCAAGGCTCGTTAATAAGCTCGTAGCCGATAACGTTGGGAAAATCCTTAAAACCGGAGGCAGTCTTCGCCCAGAATGCCGCCCATCTGTCTAACAAACCATCGGTGTTGTTGTAAAGATTCTGAAAAGCCACGCTCGTCGCTTCGGTTAAGTAATAATCTGACCACACAAACTTAGCACAATCTTCGTCTGTCGGCATGCCTGTTTTGGGATCGTTTACGTACGGATCATGCAATGGCTCAGGAAAGCCCTTTGCGTTTCCAGTGTTTACTGCCCAGGTGGGCAAACCCTCAACACAGAGCACCCTAGAGAAGGCATCTTGATGCATGTCGAGCAGGACATAAATGCCGTATTTTTCAGACAGCGTGACAATCTTTTGCATGACATGCATGTAGGTGTCGTTGTATTTTCCTCTGCTCGGCTCAAGACCAGGCCACATAAATCCAAGCCGAATAACATTTAAGCCAAGCGATTTTAAAAGTTGCATGTCTTGCTCGGAGAAAGTCCCATCTGAGAAACCTTCGGTTTGCGGATGCCAGGGAAAACTCTTCACAACCACATTTGTCCCGTGGAAGTACACCTCTCGACCCAAGCTGTCCACCAACTTTTGTCTCTCTGGGTTCACAGAGATTGGTAGAAGATTTGCCGCTGAAAACACAGCTAAGAAGCCGAGTACTAAAAACTCCGAAAGCATTATGATCAGAGTGCTGCAATTTGCACTGTAATGTCTCAATTCAAGAAATTGGGAAATCAGTCACGAGATTGCAGTTTCAAGTTACAACTACCATTCCGCTTTCGGGCCagagtcacgcaatgctccccTCCCCCACGAGACTGGAGCATTTTCGACATTCTCCGATCAATCTCAGATCGCAGTGGATGCCCTTAAAAATTGTTTCTCAATTAATCACTGCTACTTTGACTAAGTGATTGTTTggcaaataatttattttaacgaAGTCATGGATGGGCCTGGAAAGGGCTGGTGATGGGTGTGGCTGGCTTTGGGcgtttgaaaaaatggaattaCACCACTGTCAGTTCTCCTACGCTATTGGTAAAAAAGTCCTCCGTATTATCTGCCCAAATAAAAGGttagtaaataaaaaatataaataataagaATTCCCAAATTTTGTGACGTAGTTTTGGATTGTCACGCAATCCCAAACGCGAGGTGAACTAGTAGAAAAAATGAGACTACAGCCAGTTTTATAAGCGGTTTTTACTGAAGCTAGTTGCACCCTCCGGGGACGTTGGGGCAGACGTGTGCCAAAAAGGCCTTCAATTTTAATGCGACAAAGAGCGTTCATTTCTCTGCCCTGTTTAAGTCAAGAgacctttacttttatttttcaaaactcCCGATCATTCGTACCAAGACTCTACCAAGTGTTTTCCCTTTGATTTGATTCGGTCAGACAAAGAGTCTCTTTTGGCCAGACACaatcaatttttaatttatttttttttaagttaagttTTTCATTTTGAGAGCCTTGCACCTGACCGGTCAAAACGACCGGCCAACTAAAAGTTTGTCCGGACAAATCAAATGGTGATATCGGctggacattgtccgttgaccgaCCGATATTTTGAGATTTAAAATTGAAGGTAAGGCTAATCGGACAGCTAGggtttacaaatttatttgcccaatatttcgaccagacaaaactagtcttcatcaggGGCTAGTCCTGCTGAGAGTCCCCCTTGGGTTGCACGTAC encodes:
- the LOC140926854 gene encoding endoglycoceramidase-like translates to MLSEFLVLGFLAVFSAANLLPISVNPERQKLVDSLGREVYFHGTNVVVKSFPWHPQTEGFSDGTFSEQDMQLLKSLGLNVIRLGFMWPGLEPSRGKYNDTYMHVMQKIVTLSEKYGIYVLLDMHQDAFSRVLCVEGLPTWAVNTGNAKGFPEPLHDPYVNDPKTGMPTDEDCAKFVWSDYYLTEATSVAFQNLYNNTDGLLDRWAAFWAKTASGFKDFPNVIGYELINEPWAGDVYADPLLFIPGVADKRNLAPAYEVLSKAIRQHDDQHCIFFEGVTWDDFGVGFESVPGGDLYRNRSVLSYHFYIPPSLELIENFEARKKDLERLQCGGMMTEFLTSAGTIAPMFETMIAADIYQQSWIGWDYKAYHPPRPSLKSEKCCSLWNETGLNQIYVQNTTRTYPQAVAGNTVKFSFDLTTKEFMLVYEVSQTCNSTESKVYLNEEVHYPSGYSVNVTPSSVTWSSPQKNLLVFKHLADASPGTSVLITVNKK